A DNA window from Linepithema humile isolate Giens D197 chromosome 6, Lhum_UNIL_v1.0, whole genome shotgun sequence contains the following coding sequences:
- the LOC105671304 gene encoding A disintegrin and metalloproteinase with thrombospondin motifs adt-2-like isoform X3 — MTIPLTLKVFGKQIQLNLHKNNQIVPTFKLWEHDATDITKELSELNASDPCYYFHKDNISISALNFRQESGWEGFVLLKNVTLEIRPLRDDLASSSLTDDFCVKEEINISFGKSHLIKRSLQLSADTSFHNLDNFKLKQRRVKNTKKKLTIELAVFLDEAAYRTFMSFLDGNKEMLRMMILAYVNNIEAVFHHPSLGVSVDISLVYLKIMNKQPSNLPVYGGDKKRLHSFCNYTETLNPTDDNDPDHWDVGLYLTGRNLYYTEQGVVENSTLGISNKNSACTLFQSCVVTEFGIADTVSSGFSSSLTTAHEIGHVLGMEHDSDYTKPCKTYKYIMSSYQFHQGQIAWSECSRDIASRLWHTKPCLRDRTKNLEDVFDHSRYQNLPGREWTAKAQCEVYFRDKDANVVSLLDICKTLECETPHKKGFYLTGPALDGTYCAPGKECWGGECVPVLKPPLDYCEEDNWSEWKESPCQSSCLEKSKGVKVKRRSCKHGLHRTASCEGPYYDVALCDDSMLCTKNRTKIYNFTLLKCIEFGNNEDLKLFGVELEHVAPRQVKPFHSYEEPWKACTIHCVLKHSNYYYAPRLELLSLDIDPYVPDGTWCHNKDGQDYYCRQHYCRPENYTQK, encoded by the exons ATGACA ATACCGTTAACTCTTAAAGTCTTTGGAAAACAGATTCAGTTAAACCTGCATAAAAATAACCAAATAGTACCTACATTTAAATTATGGGAACATGACGCAACAGACATCACAAAAGAATTGTCGGAATTAAATGCATCGGATCCttgctattattttcacaaagatAATATCAGCATTTCGGCCCTAAACTTTCGTCAAGAATCTGGATGG GAAGGATTCGTTCTCTTGAAGAATGTCACGTTGGAAATTAGACCATTGCGGGATGACTTGGCGTCTTCGTCTTTAACCGACGATTTTTGcgttaaagaagaaattaacaTTTCATTTGGCAAATCTCACCTAATTAAAAGATCTTTGCAATTATCTGCAGACACAAGTTTTCATAATTTGGACAATTTTAAACTGAAGCAACGTCGtgtaaaaaatacgaaaaaaaaattaactatagaATTGGCTGTTTTTCTCGACGAAGCTGCATATCGTACGTTCATGTCTTTTCTGGacggaaataaagaaatgttgCGCATGATGATATTAGcgtatgtaaataatatagaagCTGTGTTCCATCATCCTAGTTTGGGAGTTTCTGTCGATATTTCGTtggtatatttgaaaattatgaataaacaACCGTCAAATTTGCCAGTTTACGGCGGCGATAAGAAACGATTGCATTCGTTCTGTAATTACACGGAAACTCTTAATCCTACGGACGACAATGATCCAGATCACTGGGACGTTGGTCTTTATCTAACCGGAAGAAATCTTTATTACACCGAGCAAGGCGTAGTCGAAAATAGTACCCTAGGTATATCTAACAAAAATAGTGCGTGCACATTATTTCAGTCGTGTGTGGTAACAGAATTCGGTATTGCGGATACTGTATCCTCGGGTTTTTCATCGTCTCTCACTACTGCTCATGAGATCGGTCATGt TTTAGGAATGGAACACGATTCCGATTATACAAAACcatgtaaaacatacaaatatataatgtcaTCCTACCAATTCCATCAAGGACAAATAGCATGGTCCGAGTGTAGTCGTGATATAGCTAGCAGACTATGGCACACAAAACCATGTCTTCGAGATCGTACGAAAAATCTCGAAGACGTATTTGACCATTCGCGGTATCAAAATTTACCCGGAAGAGAATGGACTGCCAAAGCACAATGCGAAGTATATTTCCGAGACAAGGATGCGAACGTAGTCTCGTTGCTTGATATATGCAAAACCTTGGAATGTGAAACGCCTCATAAGAAAGGCTTTTACTTAACGGGACCGGCGTTGGACG GCACTTATTGCGCACCCGGGAAGGAATGTTGGGGCGGAGAATGCGTGCCCGTTCTGAAACCGCCTCTCGATTATTGTGAAGAAGATAATtggagtgaatggaaagaGAGCCCCTGTCAAAGTAGTTGTTTAGAGAAATCTAAAGGCGTAAAAGTCAAACGACGTTCTTGCAAACATGGACTTCACAGAACGGCGAGTTGCGAAGGACCATATTACGACGTGGCTCTGTGCGATGACTCGATGCTCTGTACTAAAAATCGCACGAAAATCTACAACTTCACTCTCCTGAAATGCATTGAATTTGGCAATAatgaagatttaaaattatttggtgTCGAATTAGAACACGTGGCGCCACGGCAAGTTAAGCCCTTTCATAGTTACGAGGAACCGTGGAAGGCCTGTACCATACACTGCGTACTTaaacattcaaattattacTACGCACCACGCTTGGAATTGCTCAGCTTGGATATCGATCCATACGTTCCAGATGGAACGTGGTGTCACAATAAAGATGGCCAGGATTATTACTGCCGCCAACATTATTGTCGGCCGGAAAACTACACTCAAAAATAA
- the LOC105671304 gene encoding A disintegrin and metalloproteinase with thrombospondin motifs adt-2-like isoform X1 → MFFILKLVIIILLNKSYAYITQNIETILLPTLNLKNTEKIPLTLKVFGTQIQLNLHRNDQIVPTFKLWKHDATDITKKLSELNASDPCYYFHEDHISISAINYRKESGWEGFVLLKNVTLEIRPLRDDLASSSLTDDFCVKEEINISFGKSHLIKRSLQLSADTSFHNLDNFKLKQRRVKNTKKKLTIELAVFLDEAAYRTFMSFLDGNKEMLRMMILAYVNNIEAVFHHPSLGVSVDISLVYLKIMNKQPSNLPVYGGDKKRLHSFCNYTETLNPTDDNDPDHWDVGLYLTGRNLYYTEQGVVENSTLGISNKNSACTLFQSCVVTEFGIADTVSSGFSSSLTTAHEIGHVLGMEHDSDYTKPCKTYKYIMSSYQFHQGQIAWSECSRDIASRLWHTKPCLRDRTKNLEDVFDHSRYQNLPGREWTAKAQCEVYFRDKDANVVSLLDICKTLECETPHKKGFYLTGPALDGTYCAPGKECWGGECVPVLKPPLDYCEEDNWSEWKESPCQSSCLEKSKGVKVKRRSCKHGLHRTASCEGPYYDVALCDDSMLCTKNRTKIYNFTLLKCIEFGNNEDLKLFGVELEHVAPRQVKPFHSYEEPWKACTIHCVLKHSNYYYAPRLELLSLDIDPYVPDGTWCHNKDGQDYYCRQHYCRPENYTQK, encoded by the exons atgtttttcatattgaagttggtgataataattttattaaataaatcgtaCGCGTATATCACACAAAATATCGAAACAATATTGCTGCCAACATTGAATTTGAAAAACACAGAGAAA ATACCGTTAACTCTTAAAGTTTTTGGAACACAGATTCAGTTAAATCTGCATAGAAATGACCAAATAGTACCTACATTTAAATTATGGAAACATGACGCAACAGACatcacaaaaaaattgtcagaaTTAAATGCATCGGATCCTTGCTATTATTTTCACGAAGATCATATCAGCATTTCGGCCATAAACTATCGTAAAGAATCTGGATGG GAAGGATTCGTTCTCTTGAAGAATGTCACGTTGGAAATTAGACCATTGCGGGATGACTTGGCGTCTTCGTCTTTAACCGACGATTTTTGcgttaaagaagaaattaacaTTTCATTTGGCAAATCTCACCTAATTAAAAGATCTTTGCAATTATCTGCAGACACAAGTTTTCATAATTTGGACAATTTTAAACTGAAGCAACGTCGtgtaaaaaatacgaaaaaaaaattaactatagaATTGGCTGTTTTTCTCGACGAAGCTGCATATCGTACGTTCATGTCTTTTCTGGacggaaataaagaaatgttgCGCATGATGATATTAGcgtatgtaaataatatagaagCTGTGTTCCATCATCCTAGTTTGGGAGTTTCTGTCGATATTTCGTtggtatatttgaaaattatgaataaacaACCGTCAAATTTGCCAGTTTACGGCGGCGATAAGAAACGATTGCATTCGTTCTGTAATTACACGGAAACTCTTAATCCTACGGACGACAATGATCCAGATCACTGGGACGTTGGTCTTTATCTAACCGGAAGAAATCTTTATTACACCGAGCAAGGCGTAGTCGAAAATAGTACCCTAGGTATATCTAACAAAAATAGTGCGTGCACATTATTTCAGTCGTGTGTGGTAACAGAATTCGGTATTGCGGATACTGTATCCTCGGGTTTTTCATCGTCTCTCACTACTGCTCATGAGATCGGTCATGt TTTAGGAATGGAACACGATTCCGATTATACAAAACcatgtaaaacatacaaatatataatgtcaTCCTACCAATTCCATCAAGGACAAATAGCATGGTCCGAGTGTAGTCGTGATATAGCTAGCAGACTATGGCACACAAAACCATGTCTTCGAGATCGTACGAAAAATCTCGAAGACGTATTTGACCATTCGCGGTATCAAAATTTACCCGGAAGAGAATGGACTGCCAAAGCACAATGCGAAGTATATTTCCGAGACAAGGATGCGAACGTAGTCTCGTTGCTTGATATATGCAAAACCTTGGAATGTGAAACGCCTCATAAGAAAGGCTTTTACTTAACGGGACCGGCGTTGGACG GCACTTATTGCGCACCCGGGAAGGAATGTTGGGGCGGAGAATGCGTGCCCGTTCTGAAACCGCCTCTCGATTATTGTGAAGAAGATAATtggagtgaatggaaagaGAGCCCCTGTCAAAGTAGTTGTTTAGAGAAATCTAAAGGCGTAAAAGTCAAACGACGTTCTTGCAAACATGGACTTCACAGAACGGCGAGTTGCGAAGGACCATATTACGACGTGGCTCTGTGCGATGACTCGATGCTCTGTACTAAAAATCGCACGAAAATCTACAACTTCACTCTCCTGAAATGCATTGAATTTGGCAATAatgaagatttaaaattatttggtgTCGAATTAGAACACGTGGCGCCACGGCAAGTTAAGCCCTTTCATAGTTACGAGGAACCGTGGAAGGCCTGTACCATACACTGCGTACTTaaacattcaaattattacTACGCACCACGCTTGGAATTGCTCAGCTTGGATATCGATCCATACGTTCCAGATGGAACGTGGTGTCACAATAAAGATGGCCAGGATTATTACTGCCGCCAACATTATTGTCGGCCGGAAAACTACACTCAAAAATAA
- the LOC137000536 gene encoding A disintegrin and metalloproteinase with thrombospondin motifs adt-2-like: MFFILKLMLVILLNETYAYITQDVETILLPTLNSTSAEEISLTLKVFGTQIQLNLHRSDQNVSSMFKKWKYDAKRITEELSLLDASDPCYYFHKDHISTAAINFCQEHGWEGFVFLKDKTLEIKPLRHDFASSSSINNLCITQEINISFGKPHQIKKSLQLSADTSFHNLDNFKLKRRYVQNTQKKLTIELAVFFDEAAYRIFMPFLDNDEQMLHMLILAYVNNIQAVFHHPSLGVSIDISLVYLEIMNKQPSNLPVYGGDDLKLLYSFCNYMGTLNPTDDNDPDHWDVGLYLTGINLCYTDQGVVENSTLGISNKNSACKLFQSCVIAEFGIADVVSSGFSSSLSTAHEIGHVLGMRHDSDYTKPCDTYKYIMSSRKFRQGQVTWSECSRNIAEKLWKTKKCLRDRTKNLENAYDHARYKNLPGRQWSAKAQCEIFFRDKDANVVSLLDICQTLQCETPNKKGFYFTGPALEGTYCAPGKECRGGECVPYLQPPLDYYENDNWSEWKESPCRSNCLEKSKGVKVKRRSCKHGIRRTASCKGPYYNVVLCDDSILCTKNRTTASQLATNKCIQINNYLKHEFSIELESGPVVQVLHNVAEPWKACTVHCRKKDSPTLYALRFEMIGVNMNPYLPDGTWCHNKDGQDYYCRQHYCIPESYS; this comes from the exons ATGTTCTTCATATTGAAATTGAtgttagtaatattattaaatgaaacGTACGCGTATATCACGCAAGATGTCGAAACGATATTACTGCCAACATTGAATTCGACAAGCGCAGAGGAA ATATCATTAACTCTGAAAGTTTTTGGAACACAAATTCAGTTAAACTTGCATAGGAGCGATCAAAATGTATCGtccatgtttaaaaaatggaaatatgaCGCAAAAAGGATCACAGAAGAACTATCGCTATTAGACGCATCAGATCCttgctattattttcacaaagatCATATCAGCACAGCGGccataaatttttgtcaagaACATGGATGG GAAGGATTTGTTTTTCTGAAAGATAAAACGTTGGAAATTAAACCTTTGCGGCATGACTTTGCGTCTTCGTCCTCAATCAACAATCTTTGTATTacacaagaaattaatatttcatttggcAAGCCTcaccaaattaaaaaatctttgcaATTATCTGCAGACACAAGTTTCCACAATTTGGATAATTTTAAACTGAAGCGGCGTTATGtacaaaatacacaaaaaaaattaactatagaACTGGCTGTTTTCTTCGACGAAGCCGCATATCGTATCTTCATGCCATTTCTGGACAACGATGAGCAAATGTTGCATATGTTGATATTAGCGTATGTGAATAATATTCAAGCTGTGTTCCATCATCCTAGTTTGGGAGTTTCTATCGATATTTCGTTGGTATATTTGGAAATTATGAATAAACAACCGTCAAATTTGCCAGTTTACGGCGGCGACGATCTAAAACTATTGTATTCGTTCTGCAATTACATGGGAACTCTTAACCCTACGGACGACAATGATCCAGATCACTGGGACGTTGGTCTTTATCTAACCGGAATAAATCTTTGTTACACCGATCAAGGCGTAGTCGAAAATAGTACCCTAGGTATATCCAACAAAAATAGTGCgtgcaaattatttcaatcgtGTGTGATAGCAGAATTCGGTATTGCGGATGTTGTATCCTCGGGTTTTTCATCGTCTCTCTCTACTGCTCATGAGATCGGTCATGt TTTAGGAATGCGACACGATTCCGATTATACAAAACCATGTGATACATACAAGTACATAATGTCATCTAGAAAATTCCGTCAAGGTCAAGTAACATGGTCCGAGTGCAGTCGTAATATAGCTGAAAAACTCTGGAAAACAAAAAAGTGCCTTCGAGATCGTACGAAAAATCTCGAAAACGCATATGACCATGCgcggtataaaaatttacccGGAAGACAATGGAGCGCTAAAGCacaatgtgaaatattttttcgcgacAAGGATGCGAACGTCGTTTCTTTGCTTGATATATGTCAAACTTTGCAATGTGAAACGCCTAATAAAAAAGGCTTTTACTTCACGGGACCGGCGTTGGAAG gCACTTATTGCGCACCCGGGAAAGAATGTCGCGGTGGGGAATGCGTGCCCTATCTGCAACCGCCTCtcgattattatgaaaatgataactggagtgaatggaaagaaAGCCCCTGTCGAAGTAATTGCTTGGAAAAATCTAAAGGCGTAAAAGTCAAACGACGTTCTTGCAAACATGGAATTCGCAGAACGGCGAGTTGTAAAGGACCATATTACAACGTGGTTCTGTGCGATGACTCGATACTTTGCACTAAAAATCGCACGACAGCCTCCCAGTTAGCTACCAATAAATGCATTCAAATCAACAACTATCTAAAGCATGAATTCAGTATTGAACTGGAAAGTGGGCCAGTAGTTCAGGTCCTTCATAATGTCGCAGAACCGTGGAAGGCCTGTACTGTACACTGCCGTAAAAAAGATTCACCAACTCTTTACGCATTACGCTTCGAAATGATCGGCGTTAATATGAACCCATACCTTCCAGATGGAACATGGTGTCACAATAAAGATGGCCAAGATTATTACTGCCGCCAACATTATTGTATTCCGGAAAGCTACTCTTAA
- the LOC105671190 gene encoding A disintegrin and metalloproteinase with thrombospondin motifs adt-2-like has product MFFMLKLVIIILLNKSYAYITQNIETILLPALNLKSTENTPLTLKVFGKQIQLNLCRNVQIVSTFKTWKHDATDITKELSELNASDPCYYFHEDNISISAINFRQESGWEGFVLLKDITLEIRPLRDDLSSSSLTDDFCVKEEINISFGKTHLIKRSLKLSSDTNFHNLDNFKLKRRYVRNTQEKLTIELAVFFDEAAYRTFMPFLDNNERKLHMLILAYVNNIQTMFHHPSLGVSIDISLVYLEIMKKQPSNLPIFGGDARKLYYSFCEYANTRNPSNDIDPHHWDIGLYLTGIDIYLKDQSILGISFVNGDCETIDSCAIAEFGIANALSSGFASTLVAAHEIGHILGMGHDTEYKKPCKTYKNIMSLYQFNQGQVTWSECSRYIASRLWHTKPCLRDRTKNLEDVFDHSRYQNLPGREWTAKAQCEVYFRDKDANVVSLLDICKTLECETPHKKGFYLTGPALDGTYCAPEKECWGEECVPVLKPPLDYCEEDNWSEWKESPCQSSCLEKSKGVKVKRRSCKHGLHRTASCEGSYYDVALCDDSMLCTKNRMTIDNFTLLKCIEFGNNEDLKLFGVELEHVAPRQVKPFHSYEEPWKACTIHCVLKHSNYYYAPRLELLSLGIDPYFPDGTWCHNKDGQDYYCRQHYCRPENYTQK; this is encoded by the exons ATGTTTTTCATGTTGAAATtggtgataataattttattaaataaatcgtaCGCGTATATCACACAAAATATCGAAACAATATTGCTGCCAGCATTGAATTTGAAAAGCACAGAGAAC ACACCGTTAACTCTTAAAGTCTTTGGAAAACAAATTCAGTTAAACCTGTGTAGAAATGTCCAAATAGTATCTACGTTTAAAACATGGAAACATGACGCAACAGACATCACAAAAGAATTGTCGGAGTTAAATGCATCAGATCCTTGCTATTATTTTCACGAAGATAATATCAGCATTTCGGCCATAAACTTTCGTCAAGAATCTGGATGG GAAGGATTCGTTCTCTTGAAGGATATCACGTTGGAAATTAGACCATTGCGGGATGACTTGTCGTCTTCGTCTTTAACCGACGATTTTTGcgttaaagaagaaattaacaTTTCATTTGGCAAAACTCACTTAATTAAAAGATCTTTGAAACTATCTTCAGatacaaattttcataatttggaTAATTTTAAACTGAAGCGACGTTATGTACGCAATAcgcaagaaaaattaactatagaACTGGCTGTTTTTTTTGACGAAGCCGCATATCGCACCTTCATGCCATTTCTGGACAACAATGAACGAAAGTTGCATATGTTGATATTAGCGTATGTGAATAATATCCAAACTATGTTCCATCATCCGAGTTTGGGTGTTTCTATCGATATTTCGTTggtatatttagaaattatgaaaaaacaaCCGTCAAATTTGCCAATTTTTGGCGGCGACGCTAGAAAACTATACTACTCATTTTGCGAATACGCAAATACTCGCAATCCTTCAAACGACATTGATCCACATCACTGGGACATTGGTCTTTATCTAACCGGAATAGACATTTATTTGAAAGACCAATCTATCCTGGGAATATCCTTCGTGAACGGTGACTGCGAAACAATCGATTCGTGTGCGATAGCAGAATTCGGTATTGCAAATGCTCTATCTTCAGGTTTTGCATCAACTCTCGTTGCTGCTCATGAAATTGGccatat tttAGGAATGGGACACGATACCGAGTATAAAAAACcatgtaaaacatacaaaaatataatgtcaTTATACCAATTCAATCAAGGCCAAGTAACATGGTCCGAGTGTAGTCGTTATATAGCTAGCAGACTATGGCACACAAAACCATGTCTTCGAGATCGTACGAAAAATCTCGAAGACGTATTTGACCATTCGCGGTATCAAAATTTACCCGGAAGAGAATGGACTGCCAAAGCACAATGCGAAGTATATTTCCGAGACAAGGATGCGAACGTAGTCTCGTTGCTTGATATATGCAAAACCTTAGAATGTGAAACGCCTCATAAGAAAGGCTTTTACTTAACGGGACCGGCGTTAGACG GCACTTATTGCGCACCCGAGAAAGAATGTTGGGGCGAAGAATGCGTGCCCGTTCTGAAACCGCCTCTCGATTATTGTGAAGAGGATAATtggagtgaatggaaagaGAGCCCCTGTCAAAGTAGTTGTTTAGAGAAATCTAAAGGCGTAAAAGTCAAACGACGTTCTTGCAAACATGGACTTCACAGAACGGCGAGTTGCGAAGGATCATATTACGACGTGGCTCTGTGCGATGACTCGATGCTCTGTACTAAAAATCGCATGACAATCGACAACTTCACTCTCCTGAAATGCATTGAATTTGGCAATAatgaagatttaaaattatttggtgTCGAATTAGAACACGTGGCGCCACGGCAAGTTAAGCCCTTTCATAGTTACGAGGAACCGTGGAAGGCCTGTACCATACACTGCGTACTTaaacattcaaattattacTACGCACCACGCTTGGAATTGCTCAGCTTGGGTATCGAtccatactttccagatggaACGTGGTGTCACAATAAAGATGGCCAGGATTATTACTGCCGCCAACATTATTGTCGGCCGGAAAACTACACTCAAAAATAA
- the LOC105671304 gene encoding A disintegrin and metalloproteinase with thrombospondin motifs adt-2-like isoform X2: MFFILKLVIIILLNKSYAYITQNIETILLPTLNLKNTEKIPLTLKVFGKQIQLNLHKNNQIVPTFKLWEHDATDITKELSELNASDPCYYFHKDNISISALNFRQESGWKGFVLLEDVTLEIRPLRDDLASSSLTNDFCVKEEINISFGKSHLIKRSLQLSADTSFHNLDNFKLKRRYVRNTQEKLTMELAVFFDEAAYRTFMPFLDNDEQMLHMMILAYVNNIQAMFHHPSLGVSIDISLVYLKIMKKQPSNLPVFGGHATKLHDSFCDYAQTRNPVDDNDPHHWDIGLYLTGIDIYSTTRLTQGISFQDGACKTFDSCAIAEFGIDYYLSSGFASTFIAARKIGHLLGMELDSDYKNPCKTYKNIMSFYQFYQGQATWSECSRYIASRLWHTKPCLRDRTKNLEDVFDHSRYQNLPGREWTAKAQCEVYFRDKDANVVSLLDICKTLECETPHKKGFYLTGPALDGTYCAPEKECWGEECVPVLKPPLDYCEEDNWSEWKESPCQSSCLEKSKGVKVKRRSCKHGLHRTASCEGSYYDVALCDDSMLCTKNRMTIDNFTLLKCIEFSNNKHLKIFAIELERVAPRQIKSFHSYEEPWKACTIHCVLKHSNYYYAPRLELLSLGIDPYFPDGTWCYNKDGQDYYCRQHYCRPENYTQK; this comes from the exons ATGTTTTTCATATTGAAGTtggtgataataattttattaaataaatcgtaCGCGTATATCACACAAAATATCGAAACAATATTGCTGCCaacattgaatttaaaaaacactgAGAAA ATACCGTTAACTCTTAAAGTCTTTGGAAAACAGATTCAGTTAAACCTGCATAAAAATAACCAAATAGTACCTACATTTAAATTATGGGAACATGACGCAACAGACATCACAAAAGAATTGTCGGAATTAAATGCATCGGATCCttgctattattttcacaaagatAATATCAGCATTTCGGCCCTAAACTTTCGTCAAGAATCTGGATGG AAAGGATTCGTTCTCTTGGAGGATGTCACGTTGGAAATTAGACCATTGCGGGATGACTTGGCGTCTTCGTCCTTAACCAACGATTTTTGcgttaaagaagaaattaacaTTTCATTTGGCAAATCTCACCTAATTAAAAGATCTTTGCAATTATCTGCAGACACAAGTTTTCACAATTTGGATAATTTTAAACTGAAGCGGCGTTATGTACGAAATAcacaagaaaaattaactatggAACTGGCTGTTTTCTTCGACGAAGCCGCATATCGTACCTTCATGCCATTTCTGGACAACGATGAGCAAATGTTGCATATGATGATATTAGCGTATGTGAATAATATCCAAGCTATGTTCCATCATCCGAGTTTGGGCGTTTCTATCGATATTTCGttggtatatttaaaaattatgaaaaaacaaCCGTCAAATTTGCCAGTTTTTGGCGGACACGCTACCAAACTGCACGATTCATTTTGCGATTACGCACAAACTCGCAATCCTGTGGACGACAATGATCCACATCACTGGGACATTGGTCTTTATCTAACCGGAATAGACATATATTCGACGACACGTTTAACCCAGGGAATATCCTTCCAGGACGGAGCCTGCAAAACATTCGATTCGTGTGCGATAGCAGAATTTGGTATTGATTATTATCTATCTTCAGGTTTTGCATCAACTTTCATTGCTGCTCGTAAAATTGGCCATCT ttTAGGAATGGAGCTCGATTCCGACTATAAAAATCcatgtaaaacatacaaaaatataatgtcaTTTTACCAATTCTATCAAGGCCAAGCAACATGGTCCGAATGTAGTCGTTATATAGCTAGCAGACTATGGCACACAAAACCATGTCTTCGAGATCGTACGAAAAATCTCGAAGACGTATTTGACCATTCGCGGTATCAAAATTTACCCGGAAGAGAATGGACTGCCAAAGCACAATGCGAAGTATATTTTCGAGACAAGGATGCGAACGTAGTCTCGTTGCTCGACATATGCAAAACCTTAGAATGTGAAACGCCTCATAAGAAAGGCTTTTACTTAACGGGACCGGCGTTAGACG GCACTTATTGCGCACCCGAGAAAGAATGTTGGGGCGAAGAATGCGTGCCCGTTCTGAAACCGCCTCTCGATTATTGTGAAGAGGATAATtggagtgaatggaaagaGAGCCCCTGTCAAAGTAGTTGTTTAGAGAAATCTAAAGGCGTAAAAGTCAAACGACGTTCTTGCAAACATGGACTTCACAGAACGGCGAGTTGCGAAGGATCATATTACGACGTGGCTCTGTGCGATGACTCGATGCTCTGTACTAAAAATCGCATGACAATCGACAACTTCACTCTCCTGAAATGCATTGaatttagcaataataaacatttaaaaatatttgctatcGAATTGGAACGCGTGGCGCCACGGCAAATTAAGTCCTTTCATAGTTACGAGGAACCGTGGAAGGCCTGTACCATACACTGCGTACTTaaacattcaaattattacTACGCACCACGCTTGGAATTGCTCAGCTTGGGTATCGAtccatactttccagatggaACGTGGTGTTACAATAAAGATGGCCAGGATTATTACTGCCGCCAACATTATTGTCGGCCGGAAAACTACACTCAAAAATAA